A segment of the Deltaproteobacteria bacterium genome:
CAGCTCCGGATCGGCGAGGAGGCGAGGTTCACCAAGACCATAACGGAAACGGATGTGTATCTTTTCGCCGGCATCAGCGGCGACTTTAACCCGATGCACGTCAATGAGGCCTTTGCGAAAAAGAGCCCTTTTAAGACAAGGATTGCCCACGGCGGGCTTGCCCAGAGTCTCATTGCCCCGGTCCTGGGGATGAAGCTGCCGGGGCTGGGGACCATCGCGGTGGAGATTTCATGCCGGTTCAAAGCCCCGGTTTTTTTCGGCGACACGGTCACGGCCGCCGCCCGGGTGGTGGAAAAAATCGAGAAAAAGCAATGGGTCCGGATGGCGCTTTCCTGGACCAACCAGCATGGAACCTCCATCGCTGAAGGGGAGGCAGTGGTCATGCCGCCTCCGGATGCCCCTCAGCCTTTCAGGAATGAAGGGGATAACATGGACGCGTACAACCCAATAGAAAAGGAGGATAAGAAAAATGGCGTTAACAAGTGTAAATGAGGTGTTTGACAAGATGCCCGAGGTCTTCAATGCGAACGCAGCCCAGGGGCTCGATGCGGTCTTCCAGTATGAGATCACCGGTGACAACGGCGGCAGCTGGAATGTGGTGATCAAAGACGGCGCTTGCCAGGTCAATGAAGGTACCCACCCATCTCCGTCCGTAACACTGACCATGTCCGGCGACACATGGCTCGGGATCGTCAACAAGCAGACCAATGGAATGCAGGCGTTCATGACCGGGCAGCTCAAGGCCAGTGGGGATATCATGCTGGCCCAGAGGATCGAACAGCTGTTTCCGATGTAGATGGCGGGTTGTCTTCACAAGGCTCACAGGATCACCAAACCATCCAGGGTCATTTCACGCAGGTTGTGATTCCAGTGAGCCTTGCTCGCAGGATACGGTAGCGACACGCAGACCAGACCTTGTGGAAAGCAGGGCGGCATTGGATGAGAGGCTTTCAGGAATATTTCGGTGAGACCCACCATATGGTCAGGGAGACCGTTCGCAGATTTGTGGAACGGGAAATCCGGCCCTTTGTGGATGAATGGGAGGAGCAGGGGGAATTCCCCAGGGACCTCTATGGCAAGGCAGGGGCTGCAGGCATCCTCGGCATCGGCTATCCCGAGGCCTACGGCGGTTCTGCCGGCGACATCTTTGTCAAAATCGCCGCCACCGAAGAGTTGATGCGATGCGGCTCCGGGGGCGTGGCGGCGGGCCTCGGCTCCCTCGATATCGGGATACCCCCTGTCATCGCCCTGGGCACCGATTCCCAGAAATCGCGTTTTGTCCCACCGGTTCTGCGGGGGGAAAAAATCTCAGCCCTCGGCATCACAGAACCGGATGCCGGCTCAGACGTGGCCAATATTCGGACCCGGGCAGTGCGAAAAGACGACCATTACGTGGTGAACGGGAGCAAGATGTTCATCACCAGCGGTGTCAGGGCGAACCAGTTGACCTGCTCGGTCCGAACCGGCGGTGAGGGCTATGGCGGGATCAGCCTTCTCGTCATCGATTCCGACACACCTGGGTACTCGGTCTCCAAAAGGCTGAAAAAAA
Coding sequences within it:
- a CDS encoding SCP2 sterol-binding domain-containing protein; amino-acid sequence: MALTSVNEVFDKMPEVFNANAAQGLDAVFQYEITGDNGGSWNVVIKDGACQVNEGTHPSPSVTLTMSGDTWLGIVNKQTNGMQAFMTGQLKASGDIMLAQRIEQLFPM
- a CDS encoding MaoC family dehydratase, with amino-acid sequence MDFKLGKGYHQLRIGEEARFTKTITETDVYLFAGISGDFNPMHVNEAFAKKSPFKTRIAHGGLAQSLIAPVLGMKLPGLGTIAVEISCRFKAPVFFGDTVTAAARVVEKIEKKQWVRMALSWTNQHGTSIAEGEAVVMPPPDAPQPFRNEGDNMDAYNPIEKEDKKNGVNKCK
- a CDS encoding acyl-CoA dehydrogenase family protein, translated to MRGFQEYFGETHHMVRETVRRFVEREIRPFVDEWEEQGEFPRDLYGKAGAAGILGIGYPEAYGGSAGDIFVKIAATEELMRCGSGGVAAGLGSLDIGIPPVIALGTDSQKSRFVPPVLRGEKISALGITEPDAGSDVANIRTRAVRKDDHYVVNGSKMFITSGVRANQLTCSVRTGGEGYGGISLLVIDSDTPGYSVSKRLKKMGWWASDTAQIFFDDCRVPAENLLGSEGEGFYGIMENFQNERLQLSVMANMTAQMALEESLKYARERKAFSRPLTGFQVTRHKLADMGTLVEASREFTYRVAARIGAGANQVKEISMAKNFACMVSDRVTYDAVQIHGGFGYMREYLVERLYRDNRILSIGGGTQEIMKEIISKMIL